In a single window of the Gossypium hirsutum isolate 1008001.06 chromosome D02, Gossypium_hirsutum_v2.1, whole genome shotgun sequence genome:
- the LOC107908264 gene encoding protein POOR HOMOLOGOUS SYNAPSIS 1, with amino-acid sequence MAGCLAVVETDRPENEKPVYTIKGQWQVHFARFIVYPSLPSTCPSLVPKSRRGRASSGNWIATSSPAASLQIISDLSSSETILSICLGGKILEEHYISKLHVSWPQIQCIPEIPARGSRAVFVSYKDCADQIQKFALRFSTHHESESFMNAVKEEFQGDAETEPLNPDFGSDSSPQSDFISSNGLPSRANQELSDLNPDGSYTPQMSPGLSYEIRQQSFDQDEMLNNNAEDIFPPLPPSFSSLLTNCCPTAEKAANQPTVSQEVDLKSQIVRYMEDSSFRDMLTKVEKIISEVGADMLL; translated from the exons ATGGCGGGATGTTTAGCAGTCGTAGAAACTGATCGCCCTGAGAACGAGAAGCCAGTGTACACCATTAAAGGCCAATGGCAAGTTCATTTCGCTCGTTTCATAGTCTATCCATCTTTACCTTCCACCTGTCCCTCCCTCGTACCTAAGAGCCGACGCGGTCGCGCGTCTAGTGGCAACTGGATCGCCACTTCTTCTCCAGCCGCTTCTCTGCAGATCATCAGTGATCTTTCCAGCTCCGAAACCATCCTCTCCATTTGTCTGGGCGGGAAGATCCTT GAAGAGCACTACATTTCCAAGTTGCACGTCTCTTGGCCTCAGATCCAATGCATCCCTGAAATTCCTGCTAGGGGCAGCAGAGCTGTATTTGTAAGCTACAAAGACTGTGCTGATCAG ATCCAGAAGTTTGCTTTGCGATTTTCTACACATCATGAATCAGAATCATTCATGAATGCTGTGAAG GAGGAGTTCCAGGGTGACGCTGAAACTGAACCTTTAAACCCAGATTTTGGTTCTGACTCTTCACCACAATCAGATTTTATATCTAGTAATGGTCTTCCTTCTAG AGCCAATCAGGAGTTGAGTGATTTGAATCCTGATGGTTCGTACACTCCACAAATGTCTCCCGGCTTGAGCTATGAAATTAGACAGCAGTCATTTGATCAAGATGAGATGCTTAATAACAATGCGGAAGACATTTTTCCACCCTTGCCCCCCAGTTTCTCATCATTACTGACCAATTGCTGTCCTACCGCTGAAAAAG CTGCTAATCAACCAACAGTGTCTCAGGAAGTTGATCTCAAATCCCAAATTGTG AGATACATGGAAGATTCTTCCTTCCGAG ATATGTTGACTAAAGTAGAGAAAATTATCAGTGAAGTTGGAGCTGACATGCTGCTGTAA
- the LOC107908263 gene encoding lysM domain receptor-like kinase 3 — translation MSQQTCADRNKNKDRNSSSSIFMVSSTLLSSLQKQEKESPMLITMVSLSHHLLACLTLPLLVTLLVRICKADDMYPFPCSQEIQKCDALLYHTNTGLDEVEIASYYSVDPSTFRPISHGNNKDYLIPVPCSCGDTDNGTQAYFYDVYYTVKEGDTFRNVSARFYNGQALEVGGEENNFPTGSKVTMHLICGCLESQSTTVVTYTVQQGDSLSSMATQLSTSINDIQSLNRNLTSNPDFINSGWVLYVPMAKDRIPAVPKRKGGIKWTIIIVILSAVTLFSMIALLIILVRRKAQQMSEEDPKPVSKSISARAFSLQNSFLYKDNIEDVTAFESDRPMIYSLEEIEEATDNFDETKKIGTGGYGYVYHGILGAKEVAVKKMKSSKSKEFFAELKVLCKVHHINVVELLGFASGDDHLYLVYEYVQNGSLNDHLHEPLLKGHQPLSWTARAQIALDAAKGIEYIHDHTKARYVHRDIKTSNILLDKGLRAKVADFGLAKLVERTNEEDLLATRLVGTPGYLPPESVMELQVTPKTDVFAFGVVLAELITGQRALVRDNKEPNKMRSLITVVNNVFEEENPESALEEVIDGSLRGSYPMEDVYKMAELAEWCLSDEAVNRPEMRDVVLTLSKIVMSSVEWEASLGGSSQVFSGVFNGR, via the exons ATGAGCCAGCAAACATGTGCAGacagaaacaaaaacaaagaccGTAATTCTAGCTCTTCCATTTTCATGGTTTCATCTACTCTTCTCTCTTCATTGCAAAAACAAGAAAAGGAATCTCCCATGCTCATAACCATGGTTTCACTTTCGCATCATCTCCTTGCTTGCCTTACCCTCCCTTTATTGGTAACTCTACTTGTTAGAATTTGTAAAGCCGATGATATGTACCCTTTTCCTTGCTCACAGGAAATCCAGAAATGTGATGCCTTGTTATACCACACCAATACTGGTCTAGATGAAGTCGAAATCGCTTCCTACTACTCTGTTGATCCTTCCACTTTCCGCCCCATTTCCCATGGTAATAACAAGGATTACCTTATACCAGTCCCCTGTTCTTGCGGAGACACCGATAACGGCACCCAAGCGTACTTCTATGATGTATACTATACTGTGAAAGAAGGGGACACGTTTAGGAATGTTTCAGCTCGTTTTTACAATGGACAAGCTCTTGAAGTAGGAGGAGAAGAAAATAATTTTCCTACTGGAAGCAAGGTAACAATGCATCTGATATGCGGATGCTTAGAAAGTCAGTCCACAACCGTAGTTACTTATACAGTTCAGCAGGGCGATTCTTTGTCAAGTATGGCTACCCAGCTATCAACCAGCATAAATGATATACAAAGCTTGAACAGAAATCTGACGAGTAACCCCGACTTTATAAATAGTGGTTGGGTTCTATATGTGCCTATGGCTAAAGATAGAATTCCAGCAGTGCCAAAGAGAA AGGGGGGAATTAAATGGACAATTATTATTGTCATATTATCGGCAGTGACATTATTTTCAATGATTGCATTGCTGATCATTCTTGTAAGGAGAAAAGCACAACAAATGAGTGAGGAAGATCCTAAACCAGTATCCAAAAGCATAAGTGCCAGAGCATTTTCATTGCAGAACTCGTTTCTCTACAAGGACAACATAGAAG ATGTAACAGCTTTTGAATCAGATAGACCAATGATATATAGCCTGGAGGAGATTGAGGAAGCTACAGATAATTTTGATGAAACTAAGAAAATCGGAACTGGTGGATATGGTTATGTGTATCATGGAATACTAGGAGCAAAG GAGGTTGCGGTAAAGAAGATGAAATCCAGCAAATCCAAAGAGTTCTTTGCTGAACTCAAGGTCTTATGCAAGGTCCATCACATAAATGTT GTTGAGCTCTTGGGATTTGCTAGTGGAGATGACCATCTCTACTTGGTTTATGAGTATGTCCAGAATGGATCACTCAATGACCATCTCCATGAGCCGTTATTGAAAGGTCACCAGCCGCTCTCTTGGACTGCGAGAGCGCAAATCGCACTTGATGCTGCCAAAGGCATCGAATACATTCACGACCACACAAAAGCACGGTATGTGCATAGGGATATCAAGACAAGTAACATACTGCTTGACAAGGGTCTACGAGCAAAG GTTGCCGATTTCGGATTAGCAAAGCTTGTCGAGAGAACAAATGAAGAAGATCTACTAGCTACACGATTGGTTGGAACTCCAGGTTACTTGCCCCCTGA ATCGGTGATGGAGTTGCAAGTGACACCGAAAACCGATGTGTTTGCATTCGGGGTGGTGCTGGCGGAGCTGATAACAGGCCAACGAGCACTGGTCCGTGATAACAAGGAGCCGAACAAAATGAGATCACTGATAACAGTC GTGAACAACGTTTTCGAAGAAGAAAACCCAGAATCAGCTTTAGAAGAAGTGATAGATGGAAGTCTTAGAGGAAGCTATCCTATGGAGGATGTATACAAG ATGGCAGAACTAGCAGAGTGGTGCTTGAGTGATGAGGCAGTAAACAGACCAGAAATGAGAGATGTTGTATTAACGCTTTCTAAAATCGTGATGTCGTCGGTGGAGTGGGAGGCCTCACTGGGAGGGAGTAGCCAAGTTTTCAGTGGGGTTTTCAATGGAAGATGA